A region from the Plasmodium berghei ANKA genome assembly, chromosome: 9 genome encodes:
- a CDS encoding syntaxin, putative — protein MSYSNTRKKTGNQMYHRSGYNNYEFNDEIQNTIGVIQSYTSKISRINSDEECSIENSEKVQELVQNGKIKIEEIQDKLKKYSRNIESLPQNEKIRMKLVMQKLSASYMKAVDNFQKASKNYINKTAINDMANKNNRRYRSEEYETYNNFSRKSNSNYDSNRDKLDVNIYDYNFYENEDSDTFYKNEQNFEHENLENGFSKKKNYNNRKYKNNIFLGNNKNDVNEHLLQNNEEYLENEKNEYYNDRQFVSINTTDIEHEILNQKNKEIKKLHGDIVNIQELYKELFDQVNIQGETIDNIDSQMVKTHDNIMISGREIEITRNRYSTSVRCISYLFIILIILVIIILVTFRII, from the exons atgtCATATTCCAACACGCGGAAGAAAACTGGTAACCAAATGTACCATAGAAGTGGTTATAACAATTATGAATTTAACGATGAAATTCAAAATACAATAGGAGTTATACAATCTTATACATCCAAAATTTCAAGAATA AATAGTGATGAAGAATGCTCTATAGAAAACTCGGAGAAAGT GCAAGAATTGGTGCAAAAtgggaaaataaaaatagaagaAATACAAGATAAATTGAAAAAGTACTCTAGAAATATCGAAAGTCTTCCGCAAAATGAGAAG ATTCGTATGAAGCTAGTTATGCAGAAGTTATCTGCCTCATATATGAAAGCAGTTGATAATTTTCAAAAGGcatcaaaaaattatataaataaaacagcaataaatgatatggctaataaaaataataggaGGTATAGGAGTGAAGAATATGAGACATATAACAACTTTTCACGAAAATCGAATTCTAATTATGATTCAAATAGGGATAAATTAGatgttaatatttatgattataatttttatgaaaatgaagatagtgatacattttataaaaacgAACAGAATTTTGAACAtgaaaatttagaaaatggatttagtaaaaaaaaaaattataataatagaaaatataaaaataatatatttttagggaataataaaaatgatgtaAATGAGcatttattacaaaataatgaagaatatttagaaaatgaaaaaaatgaatattataatgataGGCAATTTGTATCGATAAATACTACAGATATTGAACATGAGAtattaaatcaaaaaaataaagaaatcaAAAAATTGCATGGTGACATAGTAAATATTCaagaattatataaagaGTTATTTGATCAAGTAAATATACAAGGTGAAACTATTGACAATATAGATTCTCAAATGGTTAAGACTcatgataatattatgatTTCTGGTCGTGAAATTGAAATTACTAGGAATAGATATTCTACAAGTGTTCGATGTATTAGTTacctttttattattttaataattttggtaataattattttggtGACTTTTAGGATTATATGA
- a CDS encoding phenylalanine--tRNA ligase beta subunit, putative, whose translation MPTISVHEEDLIEKLGTRLNEEELTNICFEFGLEIDDIEIKNGKKIYKIEVPANRYDLVCAEGLCRALKNFMGINEDITYNIIKDIGNDDNNNNKLNEKHLLEVDASVDNKRGYVVSCILKNIKMNDQIYNNIIELQEKLHHNIGKKRAILAIGIHDYDKIKFPVKYKFEEKKKINFIPLNENKNLNGCDLFKFYEDNINLKPYLKILKDFDKYPIIVDSENNILSLPPIINCDYTKITLNTKNIFVECTGTDLNKLEISLNIICSMLSEYSQPKYTIHSVLVLYNENHQLEKGNKYLYPNFKNKKLTCDIEYVRKLSGIKDITIDNVKKLLKKMMISVTNVINNTIFEVNVPFYRSDIMHACDIVEDIAIAYGYDNIKYEPIEISKKHLLNTISDMFRNSMTECSYTEVITNALLSLKENYDYMLRKHISYDTPFDNKFVDSYNPLYPPVQIMNSKTSEYEIVRTSLIVNLLKFVAANKHRELPLRFFEIGDISYTIYNKTDTNAFNKRNLSIIFADKVTAGLEEIHGVLESILKDFQLFSHYKIEEKRKEKIEIRSDVYYELVSINDPSFLDERVVNIVLQPQNLTFGIMGVIHPNVLENFSINIPASIIEINLDVLLNVLFV comes from the coding sequence atgccAACAATTTCTGTACATGAAGAAGATTTAATAGAAAAGTTAGGGACAAGGTTAAATGAGGAAGAATTgacaaatatatgttttgaGTTTGGGTTAGAAATTGATGatattgaaataaaaaatggaaaaaaaatttacaaaatcgAAGTACCCGCAAATAGATATGATCTAGTATGTGCTGAAGGATTATGTAGAGCTTTAAAGAATTTCATGGGAATTAATGAAGAtataacatataatataattaaagatattggaaatgatgataataataataataagcTAAATGAGAAACATCTGTTAGAAGTGGATGCATCAGTAGACAATAAACGAGGATATGTTGTATCATGTATTTtgaaaaacataaaaatgaatgatcaaatttataataatattatcgAATTACAAGAAAAGCTACATCACAATATTGGTAAAAAGAGAGCGATACTAGCTATTGGTATACAtgattatgataaaataaaatttccagttaaatataaatttgaagaaaaaaaaaaaataaattttattccattaaatgaaaataaaaatttaaatggatgtgatttatttaaattttatgaagataatataaatttaaaaccctatttaaaaattttaaaagattttgataaatatcCAATAATAGTCGAttcagaaaataatattctttCATTACCTCCAATAATAAATTGTgattatacaaaaatcacattaaatacaaaaaatatatttgttgaATGTACAGGTACcgatttaaataaattagaaataagcttaaatataatttgcTCTATGTTATCAGAATATTCCCAACCTAAATATACAATTCATTCAGTTTTAGTactatataatgaaaatcaTCAACTtgaaaaaggaaataaatatttatatccaaattttaaaaataaaaaattaacatgTGATATAGAATATGTTCGTAAATTGTCTGgaataaaagatataacTATAgataatgtaaaaaaattattaaaaaaaatgatgatttCTGTAACtaatgtaataaataatactaTATTTGAAGTAAATGTTCCATTTTATAGATCAGACATTATGCATGCTTGTGATATTGTTGAAGATATAGCAATAGCTTATGGgtatgataatattaaatatgaGCCTATTGAAATATCTAAAAAGCATTTGTTAAATACAATCTCTGATATGTTTAGAAATTCAATGACAGAGTGTAGTTATACTGAGGTGATAACAAATGCTTTATTATCTTTGAAGgaaaattatgattataTGCTTAGAAAACATATAAGTTATGATACACcatttgataataaatttgtagATAGTTATAATCCTTTATATCCTCCTGTACAAATAATGAACTCTAAAACATCTGAGTATGAAATTGTTAGGACATCTTTAAttgtaaatttattaaaatttgtagCAGCAAATAAGCATAGAGAATTACCTTTAcgtttttttgaaattgGGGATATATCttatactatatataataaaacagaCACAAATgcatttaataaaagaaatttaTCTATAATTTTTGCCGATAAAGTAACAGCTGGGTTAGAAGAAATTCATGGTGTTTTAGAATCAATTTTGAAAGATTTTCAATTGTTTAGTCACTATAAAATTGAGGAAAAACGAAAggaaaaaattgaaattcGCTCTGACGTATACTATGAGTTGGTTTCAATAAATG